One window from the genome of Rhinolophus ferrumequinum isolate MPI-CBG mRhiFer1 chromosome 22, mRhiFer1_v1.p, whole genome shotgun sequence encodes:
- the LOC117014497 gene encoding histone H2B type 2-F, with amino-acid sequence MPDPAKSAPAPKKGSKKAVTKVQKKDGKKRKRSRKESYSVYVYKVLKQVHPDTGISSKAMGIMNSFVNDIFERIAGEASRLAHYNKRSTITSREIQTAVRLLLPGELAKHAVSEGTKAVTKYTSSKFWGRDVQKAG; translated from the exons ATGCCGGATCCAGCGAAATCTGCTCCTGCTCCTAAGAAGGGCTCCAAAAAAGCTGTTACGAAAGTGCAgaagaaggatggaaagaagcGCAAACGCAGCCGGAAGGAGAGCTACTCTGTCTACGTGTACAAAGTGCTGAAGCAGGTTCATCCGGATACTGGCATCTCGTCCAAAGCTATGGGCATCATGAACTCGTTTGTCAATGACATTTTCGAACGTATTGCTGGTGAGGCGTCCCGTCTGGCGCATTATAACAAGCGCTCTACTATCACCTCTCGCGAGATCCAGACAGCCGTGCGCTTGCTGCTGCCGGGCGAGTTGGCCAAGCACGCTGTGTCCGAGGGCACCAAGGCTGTCACCAAGTACACCAGCTCGAA GTTTTGGGGGCGTGATGTACAAAAAGCCGGTTAA